The sequence GCTAGAGCAACGGGGGTTATCCCACCTATCCGCCAGGGAAATCCGGCGTTTGGCCAGCCTGTATCGGGTGGTGTCCGGGGATTTAGCCCGTGCCCGCACTTTTAGGCTGAGTCCCGTCTTGATCCAGGATTTACAAAACTTGACCAGCCGCAGTTACAGCCAGATTTACCAGGGGAGTCGCCGTCAGGAATGGCAGGCGATTGGGCGGTTTTATCGCTGGGGATTGCCCCAAGTCTTGCGGCAAACCTGTCCCTATTGGGCAACGGCGGCCGGAATTTTGGTCTTGGGCGGGCTGATCGGGTGGTGGTACGGTTGGCGGGACAGCAGTTTCTCAGCCCTATTGTTGCCCCAAGATTTAATCACCCAGGTGCGGGAGCGGGGGGAATTGTGGACGGGGAGCATCCTGGGGAATGAACCCTGGGTCGCCAGCAATATCATGGTGAATAACTTGAGCGTTGCCTTTCGTGCCGTCGCCGGGGGCATCACGGGGGGATTCTTGACCAGCTATTTCCTATTTGTGAATGGACTGCTGTTGGGGGTGATTGGCTCCCTGGTGGGGGAATACGGCTTGGCTTACCCCTTTTGGGCGTTTGTGGCTCCCCACGGGGCGTT comes from Synechococcus sp. C9 and encodes:
- a CDS encoding stage II sporulation protein M, with product MDVKRWLSRREADWQELKALLERLEQRGLSHLSAREIRRLASLYRVVSGDLARARTFRLSPVLIQDLQNLTSRSYSQIYQGSRRQEWQAIGRFYRWGLPQVLRQTCPYWATAAGILVLGGLIGWWYGWRDSSFSALLLPQDLITQVRERGELWTGSILGNEPWVASNIMVNNLSVAFRAVAGGITGGFLTSYFLFVNGLLLGVIGSLVGEYGLAYPFWAFVAPHGALELPAIFFAGGAGLLIGRALLFPGRWGRGTALQIYGAQAAQLVYGIVPLLVIAGVIEGFFSPSEAIPAGLKYLVGLALLSNLVWYGLWEPAAGHSPSSESGQLPRQSVQ